A single region of the Gephyromycinifex aptenodytis genome encodes:
- a CDS encoding enoyl-CoA hydratase: protein MDMRAELPITEGPVLASFEDGVVTITMNRPETLNAVTAPMMNHIEQLIMAASDLEGARAIVLRAAGKGFCSGADLSPEEGEKASTATIDAGNGVVTAMRQAPLPVVCVVQGACAGIGVSIALAADLVVASEKAFFLLAFANIGLMPDGGATALVSAAVGRPRAMRMALLGERVYAAQAEAWGLISHVVSPEALDEETDTLVRKLAEGPSRAYAATKHAVNEATLQELSQAFQRERYGQSALLHSADFEEGAAAFRERRPARFSGC from the coding sequence ATGGACATGCGCGCTGAGTTGCCGATTACCGAAGGCCCGGTGCTTGCCTCGTTCGAGGATGGGGTCGTCACCATCACGATGAACCGGCCGGAAACACTGAACGCCGTTACCGCCCCGATGATGAACCACATCGAGCAGCTCATCATGGCCGCTTCCGATCTGGAGGGCGCCCGTGCCATCGTGCTGCGCGCTGCCGGCAAGGGGTTCTGCTCCGGAGCGGACCTCAGCCCCGAAGAGGGGGAGAAGGCTTCCACCGCCACCATCGACGCCGGCAATGGGGTCGTCACGGCGATGCGTCAAGCCCCACTGCCGGTGGTGTGTGTGGTCCAGGGCGCGTGCGCCGGGATCGGGGTGTCCATCGCGTTGGCCGCCGACCTCGTCGTGGCCTCGGAGAAGGCGTTCTTCCTGCTCGCGTTCGCCAACATCGGCCTGATGCCCGATGGCGGGGCCACCGCTTTGGTGTCCGCGGCAGTCGGTCGGCCTCGGGCGATGCGAATGGCTTTGCTGGGGGAGCGGGTGTACGCCGCGCAGGCAGAAGCGTGGGGCCTGATCTCTCACGTCGTCAGCCCGGAGGCGTTAGACGAGGAGACGGACACGTTGGTCCGCAAGCTCGCAGAGGGCCCCTCGCGGGCTTACGCAGCGACGAAGCACGCCGTCAACGAGGCGACGCTGCAGGAACTGTCGCAGGCATTCCAGCGGGAACGCTACGGACAGTCGGCCCTGCTGCACTCTGCGGACTTCGAAGAAGGCGCTGCTGCCTTCCGGGAGCGGCGCCCGGCCCGCTTCAGCGGCTGCTGA
- a CDS encoding Maf family protein: MSVIPLCLASASPARATTLTRAGIQPMIRVSEVDEPVVLAEAEERFGVLEAEDVALFLARAKCENVASALDEEEWSGLVIGCDSVLELDGQVHGKPASPQEAVQRWLAMSGKSGVLHTGHWLVDLRHHAESGSGATIGAVASTTVHFAQLSRDEIESYVATGEPMHAAGAFTIDGLGGAFVERIDGDHHNVVGISLPLLRSLARQAGVGWFDLTSLSSR, encoded by the coding sequence GTGAGCGTGATCCCGCTGTGTCTTGCCTCGGCTTCCCCCGCCCGTGCCACCACGCTCACCCGCGCCGGCATCCAACCGATGATCCGTGTCAGCGAGGTCGATGAGCCTGTCGTGCTCGCCGAGGCTGAAGAACGCTTCGGCGTTCTCGAAGCCGAGGACGTAGCCCTCTTCCTCGCCCGCGCTAAGTGCGAGAACGTAGCCAGCGCCTTGGATGAGGAAGAGTGGAGCGGTCTGGTCATCGGCTGCGACTCGGTCCTGGAACTGGATGGACAGGTCCACGGCAAGCCTGCCTCACCGCAGGAGGCGGTCCAACGCTGGCTGGCGATGTCCGGCAAGTCCGGGGTGCTGCACACCGGCCACTGGCTGGTCGATCTACGACACCACGCGGAGTCGGGCAGCGGCGCCACCATCGGCGCCGTCGCCTCGACCACCGTCCACTTCGCGCAGTTGAGCCGCGACGAGATCGAAAGCTACGTCGCTACCGGCGAGCCGATGCACGCAGCAGGAGCTTTCACGATCGACGGCCTGGGTGGGGCATTCGTGGAGCGCATCGATGGCGATCACCACAACGTCGTCGGTATCAGCCTGCCGCTGCTGCGCAGCCTGGCCCGGCAAGCCGGGGTCGGCTGGTTCGACTTGACGAGCCTCAGCAGCCGCTGA
- a CDS encoding DUF885 domain-containing protein: MTEPRAMSDIDRIAESYVDQLTVLSPLCATQAGIGQPSSQIDDLSPDGFAELSGLRRRALAELTASQPADEVDRVTLEAMQERLGVQEEKHAEYLDMMTLNVIESPLQGVRDSFDLLPTDDAQDWALIAQRCSNVPRALEQWDASLQEAARHGRIAARRQIEACIEQARDFSSATGFFTQLGARGGATDLGGVGKDLERGIAAARQGYAETAERLGALLDAAPGEDAVGREVYELASRSFLGARIDLEETYAWGQEELARITEQMRQCATRILPGAGIAEALAHLDNAPEYRLVGTAALQTWMQERADEAIEALADTHFDIPEPARRIECCIAPTHSGGIYYTAPSEDFSRPGRMWWAVPAGVTEFGTWRELTTVYHEGVPGHHLQIAQTVFRSNLLNRWRRLLAWTSGHGEGWALYAERLMDELGFLEDPGNRMGWLDGQSMRAARVVLDIGLHCGFPAPAEVGGGSWDYDKAWRFLTAHANMPEGFLRFELDRYLGWAGQAPSYKVGERLWLQLRQDVQARQGEAFDLAAFHRRALDIGGVGLDTLRAAVLR; encoded by the coding sequence ATGACCGAACCTCGCGCTATGAGTGACATCGACCGGATCGCGGAGAGCTACGTCGACCAGCTCACCGTTCTCAGCCCGCTGTGCGCCACCCAAGCCGGTATCGGGCAGCCCAGCAGCCAGATCGATGATCTCTCCCCGGACGGTTTCGCGGAACTGTCCGGACTGCGCAGGCGCGCCCTTGCGGAGCTGACCGCCAGTCAGCCCGCGGACGAGGTGGATCGGGTGACCCTGGAGGCGATGCAGGAACGTCTCGGGGTGCAGGAGGAGAAGCACGCCGAGTACCTGGACATGATGACGCTGAACGTCATCGAGTCCCCGCTGCAGGGGGTGCGAGACTCCTTTGATCTGCTGCCCACCGACGATGCCCAGGACTGGGCGCTCATCGCGCAGCGATGCAGCAACGTCCCGCGCGCCTTGGAGCAGTGGGACGCATCGCTGCAGGAGGCGGCCCGTCACGGACGCATCGCCGCGCGACGCCAGATCGAGGCGTGCATCGAGCAAGCACGCGACTTCTCCAGCGCGACGGGGTTCTTCACCCAGCTCGGCGCCCGAGGCGGTGCAACCGACCTCGGTGGGGTCGGCAAGGACCTGGAACGTGGCATCGCCGCGGCCCGGCAGGGGTACGCCGAAACCGCGGAGCGCCTGGGCGCCCTGCTGGACGCGGCCCCAGGCGAAGACGCTGTGGGACGCGAGGTGTATGAGTTGGCGTCACGCTCCTTCCTGGGTGCGCGTATCGACCTGGAGGAGACCTATGCCTGGGGGCAGGAGGAACTGGCCCGGATCACCGAGCAGATGCGCCAGTGCGCGACGCGCATCCTGCCCGGGGCGGGTATCGCCGAGGCGCTGGCGCACCTGGACAACGCGCCCGAATACCGCCTGGTGGGAACTGCCGCGCTGCAGACCTGGATGCAGGAACGCGCCGATGAGGCCATCGAGGCGCTGGCCGACACCCACTTCGACATCCCGGAACCTGCTCGCCGGATCGAATGCTGCATCGCCCCCACCCACAGTGGCGGCATCTACTACACCGCCCCCTCGGAGGACTTCTCTCGCCCGGGGCGGATGTGGTGGGCGGTTCCGGCAGGAGTCACCGAGTTCGGCACCTGGCGCGAGCTGACGACCGTCTACCACGAGGGCGTGCCGGGCCATCACCTGCAGATCGCGCAAACCGTCTTTCGCTCGAACTTGCTGAACCGGTGGCGTCGCCTGCTGGCGTGGACCTCGGGTCATGGTGAGGGCTGGGCGTTGTACGCCGAACGTCTCATGGACGAGCTGGGGTTCTTGGAGGATCCGGGAAACCGGATGGGTTGGCTGGACGGTCAGTCGATGCGGGCTGCCCGGGTGGTGCTCGACATCGGCCTGCACTGCGGTTTCCCCGCCCCGGCAGAGGTCGGGGGCGGCTCTTGGGACTACGACAAGGCTTGGCGTTTCCTCACCGCCCACGCCAACATGCCTGAAGGTTTTCTACGTTTCGAACTGGACCGCTATCTCGGCTGGGCTGGGCAGGCGCCCTCATACAAGGTGGGCGAGCGGTTGTGGCTCCAACTGCGCCAGGACGTGCAGGCCAGACAGGGCGAAGCTTTCGATCTGGCCGCCTTCCACCGTCGCGCGCTGGACATCGGCGGGGTGGGCCTGGACACGCTGCGGGCAGCGGTGCTGCGCTGA
- a CDS encoding acyl-CoA carboxylase subunit epsilon gives MSQESTPPTFTVTRGSATPEEIAALTTVLAAVNASASSADSTARASGWSRPIRRMVRSTQLGGGWGSR, from the coding sequence ATGTCGCAGGAGAGCACTCCCCCGACCTTTACGGTCACCCGCGGCTCAGCAACACCCGAAGAGATCGCGGCCCTGACCACGGTCCTGGCCGCGGTGAACGCTTCGGCCTCATCCGCGGACAGCACGGCGCGGGCCAGCGGTTGGTCCCGCCCCATTCGCCGGATGGTCCGCAGCACCCAATTGGGTGGCGGCTGGGGTAGCCGCTGA
- a CDS encoding acyl-CoA carboxylase subunit beta, translating into MSDAVTTEVNADALDMHTTAGRLADYRRRNDEAVHAGSERAVEKQHAKGKKTARERIEALLDEGSFVELDGLARHRSTNFGQEKNRPYGDGVVTGYGTVDHRPVCVFAQDFTVFGGSLGEVFGEKIVKVMDLALKIGCPVVGINDSGGARIQEGVASLGLYGEIFKRNVMASGVIPQISLIMGPCAGGAVYSPAITDFIVMVDQTSHMFITGPDVIKTVTGEDVAFEDLGGARSHNTKSGVAHYMADDEDDAIEYVRELLAYLPQNNLEEAAVFEFDAEPEMTPEDEALDTFVPDSPNMPYDMHTVIETVVDEAVFTEVHALFAPNIICGFGRVEGRSVGIVANQPMQFAGTLDIDASEKAARFVRTCDAFHIPVLTFVDVPGFLPGTDQEWNGIIRRGAKLIYAYAEATVPLVTVITRKAYGGAYDVMGSKHLGADINLAWPSAQIAVMGAQGAVNILYRKQIQKVIEEGGDVEAARARFIEEYETKLANPYVAAERGYIDAVIPPSETRVQVIRALRALRTKHEKMPDKKHGNIPL; encoded by the coding sequence ATGAGCGATGCCGTCACCACCGAAGTCAACGCCGACGCCTTGGATATGCACACCACAGCCGGTCGACTGGCCGACTACCGGAGGCGCAATGACGAGGCCGTCCATGCCGGATCCGAACGAGCCGTCGAGAAGCAGCACGCCAAGGGCAAAAAGACCGCCCGGGAACGGATCGAAGCGCTCCTCGACGAAGGCAGCTTCGTCGAACTCGACGGGCTGGCCCGCCACCGATCGACCAACTTCGGCCAGGAGAAGAACCGGCCGTACGGTGACGGCGTGGTCACCGGCTACGGCACCGTGGACCACCGCCCGGTCTGTGTGTTCGCCCAGGACTTCACTGTCTTCGGCGGGTCGCTGGGTGAGGTCTTCGGCGAGAAGATCGTCAAGGTCATGGACCTGGCACTGAAGATCGGCTGCCCCGTCGTCGGCATCAACGACTCCGGTGGCGCCCGCATCCAGGAGGGCGTGGCCTCCCTGGGCCTGTACGGCGAGATCTTCAAACGCAATGTGATGGCCTCGGGCGTGATCCCGCAGATCTCGCTGATCATGGGTCCGTGCGCCGGCGGCGCCGTGTACTCCCCGGCGATCACCGACTTCATCGTCATGGTCGACCAGACCTCGCACATGTTCATCACCGGCCCGGACGTCATCAAGACAGTCACCGGTGAAGACGTCGCCTTCGAGGACCTCGGCGGCGCCCGCAGCCACAACACCAAATCCGGTGTGGCGCACTACATGGCCGACGACGAGGACGACGCCATCGAGTATGTGCGTGAACTGCTGGCCTACCTGCCGCAGAACAACCTCGAAGAAGCGGCCGTCTTCGAGTTCGACGCCGAGCCCGAGATGACTCCGGAGGACGAGGCGCTGGACACCTTCGTCCCGGACTCCCCGAACATGCCCTATGACATGCACACCGTCATCGAGACGGTCGTGGACGAGGCCGTGTTCACCGAGGTGCACGCCCTGTTCGCGCCCAACATCATCTGCGGTTTCGGCCGGGTCGAGGGCCGCAGCGTCGGCATCGTGGCCAACCAGCCGATGCAGTTCGCCGGCACGCTGGACATCGACGCCTCCGAGAAGGCCGCTCGCTTCGTGCGCACCTGCGACGCCTTCCACATCCCGGTGCTCACGTTCGTGGACGTGCCCGGCTTCCTGCCCGGCACCGACCAGGAGTGGAACGGCATCATCCGCCGAGGCGCCAAGCTCATCTACGCCTACGCCGAGGCGACCGTGCCGCTGGTGACCGTCATCACCCGCAAGGCCTACGGTGGCGCCTACGACGTGATGGGGTCCAAGCACCTCGGCGCCGACATCAACCTGGCGTGGCCTTCGGCTCAGATCGCCGTGATGGGCGCCCAGGGTGCGGTCAACATCCTCTACCGCAAGCAGATCCAGAAGGTCATCGAGGAAGGCGGCGACGTCGAGGCGGCCCGCGCCCGCTTCATCGAGGAGTACGAGACCAAGCTGGCCAACCCCTACGTTGCGGCCGAGCGCGGCTACATCGACGCGGTGATCCCGCCCTCGGAGACCCGGGTGCAGGTCATCCGCGCACTGCGGGCGCTGCGCACCAAGCACGAGAAGATGCCCGACAAGAAGCACGGCAACATCCCGCTGTGA
- a CDS encoding biotin--[acetyl-CoA-carboxylase] ligase, translated as MPLSLSAPPLLDSLVTPNGPWRSLRVLGVVGSTNAEAALQPRPWEIVTAQGQESGRGRHARVWVSPAGTSVSMSMTVPCPPRPQDWGWLPLLAGLAVHDGLSAVVEQAGGDTEVGLKWPNDVLIRGGSQPEWGKVCGILCEMQPEALVVVGIGINVAVPRADLPVPTATSLHLAGLDPLQIGQGMGAREGVIVAVARAFAQLHQAWSQGGPALEAVRRRYRLACLTIGAEVDLHTPGEVIVTGTVTDIDEDGRLLIAGAEGIQAYAAGDVVHVRVAERA; from the coding sequence ATGCCCTTGAGCCTGTCCGCGCCCCCTCTCCTCGACTCTCTGGTCACACCGAATGGTCCGTGGCGCTCGCTGCGGGTGCTCGGCGTGGTCGGCTCGACGAATGCCGAAGCGGCGCTACAGCCGCGCCCCTGGGAGATCGTGACCGCGCAGGGACAAGAGTCCGGCCGGGGTCGGCACGCCCGGGTGTGGGTATCGCCGGCTGGGACTTCGGTGTCGATGTCGATGACCGTGCCGTGCCCGCCTCGACCACAAGACTGGGGATGGCTTCCGCTGTTGGCAGGCTTGGCCGTCCACGACGGACTCAGCGCAGTCGTCGAACAGGCCGGCGGCGATACCGAGGTCGGTTTGAAATGGCCCAATGACGTTCTGATCCGGGGCGGTTCGCAACCCGAGTGGGGCAAGGTGTGCGGCATTCTGTGCGAGATGCAGCCCGAGGCGTTGGTGGTGGTCGGGATCGGCATCAACGTGGCCGTCCCCCGCGCTGACCTGCCGGTACCTACCGCCACCTCGCTGCACCTGGCCGGGCTTGACCCGCTGCAGATCGGGCAGGGGATGGGCGCCCGGGAAGGGGTTATCGTCGCCGTCGCGCGCGCTTTCGCCCAGTTGCACCAGGCCTGGTCCCAAGGCGGGCCCGCGCTGGAGGCAGTGCGACGTCGCTACCGCCTGGCTTGTCTGACCATCGGGGCCGAGGTCGATCTGCACACGCCGGGAGAGGTCATCGTGACTGGGACCGTCACAGACATCGACGAGGACGGGCGGCTGTTGATCGCGGGCGCCGAGGGAATTCAGGCATACGCGGCAGGTGATGTGGTTCACGTTCGGGTGGCTGAGAGGGCATGA
- a CDS encoding adenylate/guanylate cyclase domain-containing protein has product MNRDPQEDGFGPEAAHEPQPAPPVRVEPLLDAAEKLLGRPRTLRRREVTEAAGVPLANARRFWHALGFPAVGDEAPMFTEGDVQALRHMVGLVNAGPLDEGMALSMTRAIARTADRLAAWQSSLVLDMVMQQRDPQVSDLEPVADIVASLEAEDGSVPPTPLHHVADEASARQASELLLAVVDQLEPLVIYAWRRHLSAAIGGLVARAGAEEGEGQRTVGFADMVDFTTLVTRLSDPQLAHLVGRFEALAADVITAHGGRLVKTIGDEVFFATDRVAPAAAIALDLVEALAEDKGMPQLRIGMATGQVVSHLGDVFGTTVNRASRLTQVARPDTVVVDDAMAAALSNVTGFTVHPLRSRPLRGLGMTGLWSLERAAGARHEQGAVPRVLTREPRSGTE; this is encoded by the coding sequence ATGAACCGAGACCCGCAGGAGGATGGTTTCGGTCCCGAGGCTGCCCACGAGCCGCAACCCGCGCCGCCGGTCCGCGTAGAGCCGTTGCTGGACGCCGCAGAGAAACTGTTGGGCAGGCCGCGCACCCTGCGCCGACGGGAGGTCACCGAGGCTGCCGGGGTCCCGCTGGCCAACGCTCGACGGTTCTGGCACGCGCTGGGCTTCCCCGCGGTGGGTGACGAAGCGCCGATGTTCACCGAAGGCGACGTCCAGGCGCTGCGGCACATGGTCGGGCTGGTCAACGCCGGGCCGCTGGATGAAGGCATGGCCCTGTCGATGACCAGGGCCATCGCGCGCACCGCGGATCGCCTGGCCGCCTGGCAGTCCTCGCTGGTGCTGGACATGGTGATGCAGCAACGTGACCCCCAGGTCAGCGACCTGGAACCGGTCGCTGACATCGTGGCCTCCCTGGAAGCCGAGGACGGTTCGGTGCCGCCGACCCCGCTGCACCACGTCGCCGACGAGGCCAGCGCCCGGCAGGCCAGCGAACTGCTGCTCGCGGTGGTCGACCAGTTGGAGCCACTGGTCATCTATGCCTGGCGCCGCCATCTCTCGGCGGCCATCGGGGGACTGGTGGCGCGGGCCGGCGCCGAAGAGGGCGAAGGGCAGCGCACCGTCGGGTTCGCCGACATGGTCGACTTCACCACCCTGGTCACCCGGCTGTCCGATCCGCAGCTGGCGCACCTGGTGGGCCGTTTCGAGGCGCTCGCCGCCGACGTCATCACCGCGCACGGCGGGAGGCTGGTGAAGACCATCGGCGACGAGGTCTTCTTCGCCACCGACCGCGTGGCGCCTGCCGCGGCGATCGCGCTGGACCTGGTGGAGGCTCTCGCCGAAGACAAGGGGATGCCGCAGCTGCGCATCGGGATGGCCACCGGGCAGGTGGTCTCTCACCTGGGCGACGTCTTCGGCACCACCGTCAACCGGGCCAGCCGGTTGACTCAGGTGGCCCGCCCCGACACTGTCGTCGTGGACGACGCGATGGCGGCGGCGTTGTCGAACGTCACCGGTTTCACGGTGCACCCGTTGCGCTCGCGCCCACTGCGCGGGCTCGGCATGACGGGGTTGTGGTCGCTGGAACGCGCCGCCGGTGCCCGGCACGAACAGGGCGCAGTGCCGCGGGTACTCACCCGCGAACCCCGATCCGGAACCGAATAG
- a CDS encoding enoyl-CoA hydratase/isomerase family protein — MSQDQLVTITRHGDQGHVAELALDRPSAMNAVSTAMAQAIGSACAQLAADTSVRCVVVSSTHPKAFCVGADLKERNSFTDADLFAQRPIARGAYGGILDLPMPTVAAVDGFALGGGCEIALSCDIIIAGEQATLGLPEVSVGVIPGGGGTQLVTRRLGWSKASRMIFTCARFSGVEAGEFGLADEVVPAGTARERALAMAAGIAKNSPVGLRNAKKAMRLGSDIDLRSGLEIEDTCWRATAFSPDRAEGVAAFNEKRAPRWPGL; from the coding sequence ATGAGCCAGGACCAGCTCGTCACGATCACGCGGCACGGAGACCAAGGGCACGTCGCCGAGCTGGCGTTGGACCGTCCTTCGGCGATGAACGCGGTCTCGACGGCGATGGCGCAAGCCATCGGTTCGGCCTGTGCGCAGTTGGCGGCCGACACCAGCGTGCGGTGTGTGGTCGTGAGCAGCACCCACCCCAAGGCGTTCTGCGTGGGGGCTGACCTGAAGGAACGCAACAGCTTCACCGACGCGGACCTGTTCGCCCAGCGTCCCATCGCGCGTGGGGCTTACGGCGGCATCTTGGACCTGCCGATGCCGACGGTGGCGGCCGTGGACGGCTTCGCGCTCGGGGGAGGCTGCGAGATCGCGTTGTCCTGCGACATCATCATCGCCGGTGAGCAGGCCACGCTCGGGCTGCCCGAGGTCTCGGTCGGGGTGATCCCCGGCGGCGGGGGCACTCAACTGGTCACCCGACGTCTGGGGTGGTCCAAGGCGAGCCGGATGATCTTCACCTGCGCTCGCTTCAGTGGGGTCGAAGCCGGCGAGTTCGGCCTGGCGGATGAGGTCGTACCGGCCGGCACGGCGCGCGAGCGCGCCTTGGCGATGGCCGCCGGCATCGCCAAGAACTCACCGGTCGGATTGCGCAACGCCAAGAAGGCGATGCGGTTGGGCAGCGACATCGACCTGCGTTCCGGGTTGGAGATCGAAGACACCTGCTGGCGCGCAACTGCGTTCTCCCCGGACCGCGCTGAGGGTGTGGCTGCCTTCAACGAGAAGCGCGCACCGCGCTGGCCGGGCCTGTAA
- a CDS encoding response regulator transcription factor yields the protein MVRVLLAEDDTAISEPLTRALRREGYDVTVCGDGLDALREAQNAPDLVVLDIGLPGMDGLEVCRRLRAEGRSGPVLMLTARADEVDTVVGLDAGADDYVTKPFRLAELLARVRALLRRSTNGPGSPDAGGIRIDTQARRVFADGTELQLTAKEFDLLRVLVREQGKVVSREQLMREVWETQWFGSTKTLDMHVSVLRRKLGDDAAKPRYISTVRGVGFRFERPEDAA from the coding sequence ATGGTGCGCGTATTGCTAGCTGAGGACGACACCGCAATCAGCGAACCTCTGACCCGAGCGCTGCGGCGCGAAGGATATGACGTCACGGTGTGCGGCGATGGGCTCGATGCATTGCGGGAGGCCCAGAACGCTCCAGACCTGGTCGTCCTGGACATCGGTCTCCCGGGCATGGACGGGCTCGAGGTGTGTCGACGCCTGCGGGCGGAGGGGCGCAGCGGCCCGGTCCTGATGCTCACGGCGCGCGCCGACGAGGTGGATACCGTTGTCGGGCTGGACGCTGGCGCGGACGACTACGTGACCAAGCCGTTCCGGCTGGCCGAGTTGCTTGCCCGGGTGCGGGCGCTGTTGCGCCGCAGCACCAACGGGCCCGGCTCCCCGGATGCCGGCGGTATCCGCATTGACACGCAAGCGCGCCGGGTGTTCGCCGACGGCACCGAACTGCAGCTCACCGCCAAAGAGTTCGACCTGCTCAGGGTGCTCGTGCGCGAGCAGGGCAAGGTGGTCTCGCGTGAGCAGCTCATGCGAGAGGTGTGGGAGACGCAGTGGTTCGGCTCCACCAAGACCCTGGACATGCACGTCTCGGTGCTACGTCGCAAGCTCGGCGATGACGCCGCCAAGCCGCGCTACATCTCGACCGTTCGTGGAGTGGGTTTCCGGTTCGAACGCCCCGAAGACGCAGCCTGA
- a CDS encoding sensor histidine kinase codes for MHGALLRSTLFTVVFAMAVFGAPLLALGLGLVDVKKADLVIAYVTLFTLLAVVGAVLLARNQARRFAVPLEQLADQAEALGAGIATVERLHSGLPEIDRVSASLASSATRLQRALSTERDFASDASHQLRTPLTALLMRLEEITATQDLRDAQEEATLAIEQVERLNVTVDALLARARQGSSESPRPTSVDAVIAGLQREWQPTFEAQSRSVQVSGDRGLRVIATPVALQQILATLLENALVHGDGTVEIDARRSGPSVVLEVRNAGPGVEPGLAPHIFERSVSTRSTGLGLALARDLAERYGGRLDLLRAASPVVFALFMSSADEVDQ; via the coding sequence GTGCACGGAGCGCTGCTGAGGTCGACCCTGTTCACGGTCGTCTTCGCGATGGCGGTTTTCGGGGCGCCGCTGCTGGCGCTCGGTCTGGGTCTGGTCGACGTCAAAAAAGCCGACCTGGTCATCGCCTACGTCACGTTGTTCACCTTGCTCGCGGTGGTGGGCGCGGTACTGCTGGCGCGTAACCAGGCGCGGCGTTTCGCTGTGCCGTTGGAGCAGCTCGCTGACCAAGCCGAGGCATTGGGCGCCGGAATCGCCACGGTGGAACGACTGCACAGCGGCCTGCCGGAGATCGACCGGGTCTCGGCCTCCCTGGCCAGTAGCGCCACCCGCCTGCAACGGGCCTTGTCCACGGAACGCGACTTCGCCTCCGACGCCTCGCATCAGTTGCGCACGCCGCTGACGGCGTTGCTCATGCGGCTGGAGGAGATCACCGCGACCCAAGACCTGCGGGACGCCCAAGAAGAGGCGACGCTGGCGATCGAACAGGTTGAACGGCTCAACGTCACCGTCGATGCTCTGCTGGCGCGGGCCCGCCAGGGGTCCTCCGAGAGCCCGCGTCCCACCAGCGTCGACGCCGTCATCGCCGGGTTGCAGCGCGAATGGCAGCCGACTTTCGAGGCGCAGTCGCGCAGTGTGCAGGTCAGCGGGGATCGAGGGTTGCGGGTGATCGCCACGCCGGTGGCGTTGCAGCAGATCTTGGCGACCTTGCTGGAGAACGCACTGGTGCACGGCGACGGCACCGTGGAGATCGACGCCCGCCGCTCCGGACCTTCGGTGGTGCTCGAGGTCCGCAACGCCGGCCCGGGGGTTGAGCCGGGGCTGGCGCCGCACATCTTCGAGCGTTCCGTGAGCACCCGCAGCACCGGCCTGGGGCTGGCCTTGGCGCGTGATCTCGCTGAGCGCTACGGCGGCCGTCTCGACCTGCTGCGGGCGGCCTCGCCGGTGGTGTTCGCGCTGTTCATGTCCTCCGCGGACGAAGTAGATCAGTAA
- a CDS encoding GtrA family protein, with protein sequence MTGARGSLLDWARHWWHRLVGELAKFGVIGAIAFVVDNGAYAFFQYGWFGPSVGPLYGHEKLASIAGSLVATLVSWIGNRYWTFRDKRATRPARELTLFLIFNAIGALLTMACVAFAIDVLGLSGLAWETTARNIGIVLGTLFRFWTYRSYVFTNELVETQPDAAAPAAGADTPQAPAGDPPAPRPTP encoded by the coding sequence ATGACGGGCGCTCGGGGAAGCCTGCTGGACTGGGCGCGCCATTGGTGGCATCGGTTGGTGGGCGAGCTGGCGAAGTTCGGGGTCATCGGCGCGATCGCCTTCGTCGTGGACAACGGCGCCTACGCCTTCTTCCAATACGGCTGGTTCGGGCCCTCGGTCGGCCCGCTGTACGGGCACGAAAAGCTCGCCTCGATCGCCGGTTCGCTGGTGGCCACCCTGGTCAGTTGGATCGGCAACCGTTACTGGACCTTCCGCGACAAACGGGCCACCCGCCCGGCCCGCGAACTGACGTTGTTCCTCATCTTCAACGCCATCGGTGCCCTGCTGACCATGGCCTGCGTCGCGTTCGCGATCGACGTCCTGGGGTTGAGCGGACTTGCCTGGGAAACGACGGCACGCAACATCGGCATCGTCCTGGGCACACTCTTCCGCTTCTGGACCTACCGCTCCTACGTGTTCACTAACGAATTGGTCGAGACACAACCCGACGCAGCCGCCCCGGCCGCCGGTGCCGATACCCCCCAAGCGCCCGCAGGCGATCCGCCCGCTCCACGCCCAACACCCTGA